One window from the genome of Drosophila albomicans strain 15112-1751.03 chromosome 2L, ASM965048v2, whole genome shotgun sequence encodes:
- the LOC117564493 gene encoding uncharacterized protein LOC117564493, giving the protein MEPRPEQLFHYQQQPQDQQQQQQRQRPQNVVFMTRRPEQRPESDQVVVYVIDELTLQMFIRKVYLIAIIFILSTSVTWLSIAASGFEFYPTIPVPFFVWLLPILPLILILDCVPKIRYTFPWNWAITILIVILITFAGACFMDEIEFLTVLLGVAISIVIVAAFYVCGALCPQSFVPGILCTAVLSCLFLITLFSIGIVLIFVKSPVLYLVFGILLLCMTVVIMPFHAQYIHGRLQVVPLFDVLHCSMTIYFHFIVTFSALCIFEFYMKHKDD; this is encoded by the coding sequence atGGAACCTCGACCAGAACAGTTATTTCATTaccagcaacagccacaggatcagcaacaacagcaacagcgacagcggccgcaaaatgttgtttttatgaCACGGAGACCCGAACAGAGGCCGGAATCGGATCAGGTCGTCGTTTATGTGATCGATGAACTAACATTGCAGATGTTTATACGAAAAGTATATCTTATTGCAATCATCTTCATATTAAGCACCTCCGTCACTTGGCTTTCGATCGCTGCCTCCGGATTTGAGTTCTATCCAACGATTCCTGTACCGTTTTTCGTCTGGCTGTTGCCAATATTGCCtttgatattaattttggaTTGTGTACCCAAAATACGCTATACTTTTCCCTGGAATTGGGCGATAACCATACTTATTGTCATTCTTATCACATTCGCTGGCGCCTGTTTTATGGATGAAATAGAATTTCTCACCGTTCTTTTGGGTGTAGCTATCTCCATTGTGATTGTTGCCGCTTTCTATGTCTGTGGTGCTCTGTGTCCACAGTCATTTGTGCCTGGAATACTCTGCACAGCGGTTCTGAGTTGTCTTTTTCTCATAACTCTGTTCTCAATTGGCATAGTGCTAATATTTGTGAAGAGTCCCGTACTTTACCTCGTCTTTGGCATTCTATTATTGTGTATGACAGTCGTGATAATGCCTTTCCACGCTCAGTATATCCATGGTCGTCTACAGGTTGTGCCTCTGTTCGATGTGCTGCACTGCTCTATGACCATCTACTTTCATTTTATAGTGACGTTTTCAGCCCTTTGTATTTTCGAATTTTACATGAAGCATAAGGACGACTAA
- the LOC117564814 gene encoding uncharacterized protein LOC117564814: MSQSEPEIYGIPPDVTIRHELRIYFLSVLFAFIALFQWFLIQYLLDWSKYRLSPVRYGYWLIATFFGISVLSCTAFGRKYPCNVFLVAIIVESSTLYIAMEQQNTKGILVNVYAGLIVICLVVTSIIYGAYVPMRLMPGDLMLSVLVALGNIMLAIFFLNAYVFGSSLIYSIVRNFFAFVAVTMIMYTATIIHDRQFYVPKDEYIFLSVLLFFGHMILHERVLTLSVKETKTVDCDAFI, from the coding sequence ATGAGTCAATCGGAACCCGAAATCTATGGCATCCCGCCCGATGTGACAATTCGGCATGAATTGCGCATCTATTTCTTGAGCGTGTTGTTTGCCTTCATTGCGCTCTTTCAATGGTTTCTCATTCAATACTTATTGGACTGGAGCAAGTACCGATTATCACCTGTGCGATATGGCTATTGGCTCATTGCCACGTTCTTTGGCATCTCGGTACTGTCGTGTACGGCATTTGGTCGCAAGTATCCCTGCAACGTATTCCTCGTTGCGATCATTGTGGAGAGCTCAACGCTGTACATTGCCATGGAGCAGCAGAATACAAAGGGAATACTGGTCAATGTATATGCGGGTCTTATTGTGATCTGCCTGGTGGTTACCTCAATCATTTATGGTGCGTACGTTCCGATGCGATTAATGCCAGGCGATTTGATGCTTAGTGTCCTGGTTGCGTTGGGCAACATCATGTTGGCCATCTTTTTTCTCAACGCCTACGTCTTTGGCTCGAgcttaatatattcaatagtacgcaatttttttgcattcgttGCCGTTACGATGATCATGTATACGGCAACTATTATACACGATCGACAGTTCTATGTGCCGAAGGAcgaatatatttttctcagtgttttgctcttttttggCCATATGATCTTGCATGAACGTGTCCTTACATTGTCCGTCAAAGAGACCAAAACAGTGGACTGCGATGCTTTTATTTAG